The following are from one region of the Pseudobacteroides sp. genome:
- the holA gene encoding DNA polymerase III subunit delta, producing the protein MSLDILKEQIKSNKIKNLYLFYGHEEYLKRIYLESMESKIIGGSMKAMNKVVLEGKVDIRKLADNCETVPLFSERKLVLVKNSGMFKASKKTDSEKAEGKKDGLSELILSLPSYTCLIFVEEEIDKRLKVIDIVKKNGLIVEFPFQKPQELVKWVIKLLRNKNKVISQELASMVVNNCDQGMVEIHNEVEKLILYLGERGTVSIEDIEKVCTKSIKSRIFDLTDAIAAKNRTRAFVILEEMAVLKEPMPKILYMIARQFNQLLSIKLLHKSGADINEAAAKIGVSPYIASKIMKQSKEFELELLKRVVEESLELDVAVKTGRVNDRVAIEMLLADIN; encoded by the coding sequence ATGAGCTTGGATATATTAAAGGAACAGATAAAGTCAAACAAGATAAAAAATCTATACCTTTTTTATGGTCATGAGGAATATTTAAAGAGAATATATCTTGAGTCAATGGAATCCAAAATTATTGGAGGAAGTATGAAAGCCATGAATAAGGTTGTCCTGGAGGGAAAAGTAGATATAAGAAAGCTGGCGGACAATTGTGAGACGGTTCCGCTATTTTCTGAAAGGAAACTGGTTTTAGTAAAGAATTCAGGGATGTTTAAAGCATCAAAAAAGACAGACAGTGAAAAAGCAGAAGGAAAGAAGGATGGTCTATCAGAACTGATTTTAAGCTTGCCTTCATACACATGTCTTATTTTTGTAGAAGAAGAGATTGATAAAAGATTAAAGGTGATTGATATTGTCAAAAAAAACGGACTGATTGTTGAGTTTCCGTTTCAAAAGCCGCAGGAACTGGTAAAATGGGTTATAAAACTGTTAAGGAATAAAAACAAAGTTATTAGTCAGGAACTTGCTTCGATGGTTGTTAACAACTGTGATCAGGGCATGGTAGAAATTCATAATGAGGTGGAGAAGTTAATTCTTTACTTAGGTGAAAGGGGTACTGTTTCAATAGAAGATATAGAAAAGGTATGCACAAAGTCCATAAAAAGCAGGATTTTTGATTTGACAGATGCTATTGCTGCAAAGAATAGGACAAGAGCCTTTGTCATTCTTGAGGAAATGGCAGTTTTAAAGGAGCCTATGCCCAAAATCCTCTACATGATAGCCAGACAGTTTAATCAGTTATTATCAATAAAGCTTTTGCATAAGTCTGGTGCAGATATCAATGAGGCAGCAGCAAAAATAGGCGTATCTCCGTATATTGCAAGCAAAATAATGAAACAATCAAAAGAATTTGAGTTGGAACTGTTAAAAAGGGTTGTAGAGGAAAGCCTTGAATTGGACGTTGCCGTAAAGACTGGGAGAGTTAATGACAGAGTGGCTATTGAAATGCTTTTAGCAGATATAAATTAA